The Triplophysa rosa linkage group LG15, Trosa_1v2, whole genome shotgun sequence genome has a segment encoding these proteins:
- the clocka gene encoding circadian locomoter output cycles protein kaput isoform X1, translated as MTSSIDRDDSSIFDGLMEEDEKDKAKRVSRNKSEKKRRDQFNVLIKELGTMLPGNTRKMDKSTILQKSIDFLRKHKEIAAQSESSEIRQDWKPPFLSNEEFTQLMLEALDGFFLAIMTDGNIIYVSESVTSLLEHLPSDLVDQNLLNFLPLGEHSEVYKALSTHNLEGETLTPDYLKTKNQLEFCCHMLRGTIDPKEPPVYEYVKFIGNFKSLNTVPNSTRNGFEGVIQRSLRPAFEDRVCFIATVRLAKPQFIKEMCTVEEPNEEFTSRHSLEWKFLFLDHRAPPIIGYLPFEVLGTSGYDYYHVDDLETLAKCHEHLMQYGKGKSCYYRFLTKGQQWIWLQTHYYITYHQWNSRPEFIVCTHTVVSYAEVRAEQRRELGIEESPPEISADKSQDSGSESQLNTSSLKEALERFDHSRTPSASSRSSRKSSTHTAVSDPTSTQTKPQTDHITPPRQSVLAIEMASQRRSSISSQSMSSQNTAQTMATSLVSQPQPLQPNVQPVLPFSTQMDAMQHLKEQLEQRTHMIEANIQRQQDELRQIQEELHRVQGQGFQMFLQPGGGGLNLGSVQLTQGASVQAGGALSMQGAVVPTGSLQSGLQSTHTATQHAVTQQHSQQAPPQQQTLLRDQSATLTQSQRSSRTLQSPQTALPASLYNTMMISQPGQGNVVQIATSLAQNSSTSAAAVATFSQDRQIRFPAAPQLLTKLVTGPMACGAVMVPTTMFMGQVVTAFAPQQGQAQTISITQQPSAQTQEQQQQAQTQSQTAAGTAQQQGQAQTQLAQQQTQFLQAPRLLHGNQSTQLILQAAFPLQQQQGTFTTTPQQQQQQQQLQQQQQLQQQQLHQQHQQQQQQLQQQHQQQQQQLQQQQQQQMAAHRSDSMSDRSKAPPQ; from the exons ATGACTTCCAGCATAGACCG GGATGACAGCAGTATCTTTGATGGGTTGATGGAAGAAGATGAGAAGGACAAAGCGAAAAG AGTTTCTAGGAACAAGTCGGAAAAGAAGAGGCGAGACCAGTTCAATGTGCTCATCAAGGAACTGGGCACCATGTTGCCGGGTAACACCCGCAAGATGGACAAGTCAACCATCCTCCAGAAGAGCATCGACTTCCTGCGCAAGCACAAAG AAATCGCTGCACAGTCTGAGTCCAGTGAAATCCGTCAGGACTGGAAACCTCCTTTTCTCAGCAACGAAGAGTTCACACAGCTCATGCTGGAG GCACTGGATGGATTCTTTCTGGCTATCATGACAGACGGCAACATAATCTATGTCTCGGAAAGCGTCACGTCTTTATTAGAACATCTACCT TCTGATCTTGTGGATCAGAACCTGTTGAACTTCCTTCCGCTGGGTGAGCACTCGGAGGTGTATAAAGCCCTATCCACACACAATCTAGAGGGGGAGACCCTCACCCCAGACTACCTGAAGA CAAAGAACCAGTTAGAGTTTTGTTGCCACATGCTCCGAGGCACGATCGACCCAAAAGAGCCGCCCGTTTATGAGTATGTCAAGTTCATCGGAAACTTTAAGTCCCTCAACACTG TGCCTAACTCGACGCGTAACGGCTTCGAGGGAGTGATCCAGCGATCGCTGAGACCGGCTTTCGAAGACCGAGTGTGTTTCATAGCAACTGTGAGGTTAGCCAAACCTCAGTTTATCAAG GAAATGTGTACTGTGGAGGAGCCCAATGAGGAATTCACCTCCAGACACAGTTTAGAATGGAAATTCCTGTTTTTGGACCACAG GGCGCCACCCATCATAGGTTACCTGCCCTTTGAAGTTCTGGGTACATCGGGGTACGACTACTATCATGTGGATGACCTGGAGACCTTGGCCAAATGCCACGAGCATT TGATGCAGTATGGGAAGGGGAAGTCGTGCTATTATCGTTTTCTAACTAAAGGTCAACAGTGGATTTGGCTCCAGACCCACTACTACATAACCTACCACCAGTGGAACTCACGACCAGAGTTTATTGTCTGCACACACACTGTGGTCAG TTATGCTGAAGTAAGAGCTGAACAGCGTCGAGAACTGGGCATCGAGGAGTCGCCTCCTGAGATCTCAGCAGACAAG TCTCAAGACTCCGGCTCTGAATCTCAGTTGAACACCTCCAGCCTGAAGGAGGCGCTAGAGCGCTTTGATCACAGCCGCACACCCTCTGCCTCCTCACGGAGCTCACGCAAGTCCTCCACACACACCGCTGTCTCGGACCCCACGT CCACACAAACAAAGCCACAGACAGACCATATCACACCACCCCGCCAATCAGTCTTAGCCATTGAGATGGCATCACAGCGGAGGTCGTCCATTAGCAGTCAG TCGATGAGCTCTCAGAACACGGCACAGACGATGGCAACGTCCCTCGTGTCGCAGCCTCAGCCACTTCAGCCCAATGTGCAG CCGGTGCTGCCATTTTCTACGCAGATGGATGCCATGCAGCATCTGAAGGAGCAGCTGGAGCAGCGCACGCACATGATCGAGGCCAACATTCAGAGACAACAAGATGAGCTACGACAAATTCAGGAAGAACTGCATAGGGTGCAAGGACAAGGCTTTCAG ATGTTCTTGCAGCCAGGAGGGGGAGGTCTCAACCTCGGCTCAGTGCAGCTGACACAGGGAGCGTCCGTGCAGGCAGGGGGCGCTCTTTCCATGCAGGGGGCGGTGGTGCCGACAGGGAGCCTGCAGAGTGGCCTACAGTCCACACATACAGCGACACAACACGCCGTCACACAACAACATTCTCAGCAGGCACCACCACAACAGCAGACCCTTCTCAGAGATCAGAGCGCCACATTAACGCAG TCCCAGAGGTCGTCTCGCACACTGCAGTCTCCTCAGACAGCACTGCCAGCATCTCTGTATAACACCATGATGATCTCTCAGCCCGGCCAGGGCAACGTCGTGCAGATCGCCACTAGCCTGGCCCAGAACAGTAGCACCAGCGCTGCCGCTGTCGCCACTTTCTCACAAGACCGACAGATAAG GTTTCCTGCTGCTCCACAGCTTCTTACTAAACTTGTAACCGGTCCAATGGCGTGTGGCGCAGTTATGGTGCCCACCACCATGTTCATGGGGCAGGTGGTGACTGCGTTTGCCCCACAGCAGGGCCAGGCTCAAACAATCAGCATCACCCAGCAGCCGTCTGCGCAGACGCAGGAACAGCAGCAGCAGGCCCAGACGCAGTCCCAGACGGCTGCGGGAACAGCCCAACAGCAAGGCCAGGCCCAAACTCAGCTTGCCCAGCAACAAACACAATTCTTACAG GCTCCTCGACTTTTACACGGCAACCAGTCGACCCAGCTGATTCTTCAGGCAGCGTTCCCTCTGCAGCAGCAGCAAGGCACCTTTACAACCACGCcgcaacaacaacagcagcaacaGCAACTCCAACAGCAACAACAgctgcagcaacaacaactgcatcaacaacatcaacaacaacagcagcagctgcagcaacaacatcaacaacaacagcagcaacTCCAACAGCAACAGCAGCAACAAATGGCAGCTCACAGATCCGACAGCATGTCGGACCGCTCCAAAGCGCCACCTCAGTAG
- the clocka gene encoding circadian locomoter output cycles protein kaput isoform X2, which produces MTSSIDRDDSSIFDGLMEEDEKDKAKRVSRNKSEKKRRDQFNVLIKELGTMLPGNTRKMDKSTILQKSIDFLRKHKEIAAQSESSEIRQDWKPPFLSNEEFTQLMLEALDGFFLAIMTDGNIIYVSESVTSLLEHLPSDLVDQNLLNFLPLGEHSEVYKALSTHNLEGETLTPDYLKTKNQLEFCCHMLRGTIDPKEPPVYEYVKFIGNFKSLNTVPNSTRNGFEGVIQRSLRPAFEDRVCFIATVRLAKPQFIKEMCTVEEPNEEFTSRHSLEWKFLFLDHRAPPIIGYLPFEVLGTSGYDYYHVDDLETLAKCHEHLMQYGKGKSCYYRFLTKGQQWIWLQTHYYITYHQWNSRPEFIVCTHTVVSYAEVRAEQRRELGIEESPPEISADKSQDSGSESQLNTSSLKEALERFDHSRTPSASSRSSRKSSTHTAVSDPTSTQTKPQTDHITPPRQSVLAIEMASQRRSSISSQSMSSQNTAQTMATSLVSQPQPLQPNVQMDAMQHLKEQLEQRTHMIEANIQRQQDELRQIQEELHRVQGQGFQMFLQPGGGGLNLGSVQLTQGASVQAGGALSMQGAVVPTGSLQSGLQSTHTATQHAVTQQHSQQAPPQQQTLLRDQSATLTQSQRSSRTLQSPQTALPASLYNTMMISQPGQGNVVQIATSLAQNSSTSAAAVATFSQDRQIRFPAAPQLLTKLVTGPMACGAVMVPTTMFMGQVVTAFAPQQGQAQTISITQQPSAQTQEQQQQAQTQSQTAAGTAQQQGQAQTQLAQQQTQFLQAPRLLHGNQSTQLILQAAFPLQQQQGTFTTTPQQQQQQQQLQQQQQLQQQQLHQQHQQQQQQLQQQHQQQQQQLQQQQQQQMAAHRSDSMSDRSKAPPQ; this is translated from the exons ATGACTTCCAGCATAGACCG GGATGACAGCAGTATCTTTGATGGGTTGATGGAAGAAGATGAGAAGGACAAAGCGAAAAG AGTTTCTAGGAACAAGTCGGAAAAGAAGAGGCGAGACCAGTTCAATGTGCTCATCAAGGAACTGGGCACCATGTTGCCGGGTAACACCCGCAAGATGGACAAGTCAACCATCCTCCAGAAGAGCATCGACTTCCTGCGCAAGCACAAAG AAATCGCTGCACAGTCTGAGTCCAGTGAAATCCGTCAGGACTGGAAACCTCCTTTTCTCAGCAACGAAGAGTTCACACAGCTCATGCTGGAG GCACTGGATGGATTCTTTCTGGCTATCATGACAGACGGCAACATAATCTATGTCTCGGAAAGCGTCACGTCTTTATTAGAACATCTACCT TCTGATCTTGTGGATCAGAACCTGTTGAACTTCCTTCCGCTGGGTGAGCACTCGGAGGTGTATAAAGCCCTATCCACACACAATCTAGAGGGGGAGACCCTCACCCCAGACTACCTGAAGA CAAAGAACCAGTTAGAGTTTTGTTGCCACATGCTCCGAGGCACGATCGACCCAAAAGAGCCGCCCGTTTATGAGTATGTCAAGTTCATCGGAAACTTTAAGTCCCTCAACACTG TGCCTAACTCGACGCGTAACGGCTTCGAGGGAGTGATCCAGCGATCGCTGAGACCGGCTTTCGAAGACCGAGTGTGTTTCATAGCAACTGTGAGGTTAGCCAAACCTCAGTTTATCAAG GAAATGTGTACTGTGGAGGAGCCCAATGAGGAATTCACCTCCAGACACAGTTTAGAATGGAAATTCCTGTTTTTGGACCACAG GGCGCCACCCATCATAGGTTACCTGCCCTTTGAAGTTCTGGGTACATCGGGGTACGACTACTATCATGTGGATGACCTGGAGACCTTGGCCAAATGCCACGAGCATT TGATGCAGTATGGGAAGGGGAAGTCGTGCTATTATCGTTTTCTAACTAAAGGTCAACAGTGGATTTGGCTCCAGACCCACTACTACATAACCTACCACCAGTGGAACTCACGACCAGAGTTTATTGTCTGCACACACACTGTGGTCAG TTATGCTGAAGTAAGAGCTGAACAGCGTCGAGAACTGGGCATCGAGGAGTCGCCTCCTGAGATCTCAGCAGACAAG TCTCAAGACTCCGGCTCTGAATCTCAGTTGAACACCTCCAGCCTGAAGGAGGCGCTAGAGCGCTTTGATCACAGCCGCACACCCTCTGCCTCCTCACGGAGCTCACGCAAGTCCTCCACACACACCGCTGTCTCGGACCCCACGT CCACACAAACAAAGCCACAGACAGACCATATCACACCACCCCGCCAATCAGTCTTAGCCATTGAGATGGCATCACAGCGGAGGTCGTCCATTAGCAGTCAG TCGATGAGCTCTCAGAACACGGCACAGACGATGGCAACGTCCCTCGTGTCGCAGCCTCAGCCACTTCAGCCCAATGTGCAG ATGGATGCCATGCAGCATCTGAAGGAGCAGCTGGAGCAGCGCACGCACATGATCGAGGCCAACATTCAGAGACAACAAGATGAGCTACGACAAATTCAGGAAGAACTGCATAGGGTGCAAGGACAAGGCTTTCAG ATGTTCTTGCAGCCAGGAGGGGGAGGTCTCAACCTCGGCTCAGTGCAGCTGACACAGGGAGCGTCCGTGCAGGCAGGGGGCGCTCTTTCCATGCAGGGGGCGGTGGTGCCGACAGGGAGCCTGCAGAGTGGCCTACAGTCCACACATACAGCGACACAACACGCCGTCACACAACAACATTCTCAGCAGGCACCACCACAACAGCAGACCCTTCTCAGAGATCAGAGCGCCACATTAACGCAG TCCCAGAGGTCGTCTCGCACACTGCAGTCTCCTCAGACAGCACTGCCAGCATCTCTGTATAACACCATGATGATCTCTCAGCCCGGCCAGGGCAACGTCGTGCAGATCGCCACTAGCCTGGCCCAGAACAGTAGCACCAGCGCTGCCGCTGTCGCCACTTTCTCACAAGACCGACAGATAAG GTTTCCTGCTGCTCCACAGCTTCTTACTAAACTTGTAACCGGTCCAATGGCGTGTGGCGCAGTTATGGTGCCCACCACCATGTTCATGGGGCAGGTGGTGACTGCGTTTGCCCCACAGCAGGGCCAGGCTCAAACAATCAGCATCACCCAGCAGCCGTCTGCGCAGACGCAGGAACAGCAGCAGCAGGCCCAGACGCAGTCCCAGACGGCTGCGGGAACAGCCCAACAGCAAGGCCAGGCCCAAACTCAGCTTGCCCAGCAACAAACACAATTCTTACAG GCTCCTCGACTTTTACACGGCAACCAGTCGACCCAGCTGATTCTTCAGGCAGCGTTCCCTCTGCAGCAGCAGCAAGGCACCTTTACAACCACGCcgcaacaacaacagcagcaacaGCAACTCCAACAGCAACAACAgctgcagcaacaacaactgcatcaacaacatcaacaacaacagcagcagctgcagcaacaacatcaacaacaacagcagcaacTCCAACAGCAACAGCAGCAACAAATGGCAGCTCACAGATCCGACAGCATGTCGGACCGCTCCAAAGCGCCACCTCAGTAG